Proteins encoded together in one Micromonospora auratinigra window:
- a CDS encoding carbohydrate kinase family protein: MGYAVVLGEALVDLLDAEHDGQPVYRQAVGGGPLNVAVAVARLGGDVQFVGSLGDDTLARRIRAFLAAAGVGLAGAVTVPAPTALAVATFAGPEPDFRFYGEPRSYALLTADDLDVALVEGAQVLYCGSIVLLDPAVLAAARRAWSIAGALRVFDPNVRPSLLSGPAARDGLREVVTEFAASAHLVKLSAADARELWPQEPVEGVAAYLRELGAGTVVVTLGADGALVAAGDDVVRVPAPKVDAVDATGAGDSVMGALIADLLAAGEPVDPAGWPERVAYALRVAGLVCESPGGATAMPTRAAVAARFPA, encoded by the coding sequence ATGGGATACGCGGTGGTGCTCGGTGAGGCACTGGTCGACCTGCTCGACGCCGAGCACGACGGGCAGCCCGTCTACCGGCAGGCGGTCGGCGGTGGGCCGCTGAACGTGGCGGTGGCGGTGGCCCGGCTCGGCGGCGACGTCCAGTTCGTCGGCTCGCTCGGCGACGACACCCTCGCCCGACGGATCCGGGCCTTCCTCGCCGCCGCCGGCGTCGGGCTGGCCGGGGCGGTGACCGTACCGGCCCCGACGGCCCTGGCGGTGGCCACCTTCGCCGGCCCCGAACCGGACTTCCGCTTCTACGGCGAGCCCCGCTCGTACGCCCTGCTCACCGCCGACGACCTGGACGTGGCGCTGGTCGAGGGCGCACAGGTGCTCTACTGCGGCTCGATCGTGCTGCTCGACCCGGCGGTGCTGGCCGCCGCCCGGCGGGCCTGGTCGATCGCCGGGGCGCTGCGGGTCTTCGACCCGAACGTCCGGCCCAGCCTGCTGTCCGGCCCGGCTGCCCGCGACGGGTTGCGCGAGGTGGTCACCGAGTTCGCCGCGAGCGCGCACCTGGTGAAGCTGAGCGCCGCCGACGCCCGGGAGCTCTGGCCGCAGGAACCGGTCGAGGGGGTCGCCGCGTACCTGCGGGAGCTGGGCGCGGGGACGGTGGTGGTGACCCTCGGCGCGGACGGCGCGCTGGTCGCCGCCGGTGACGACGTGGTCCGCGTCCCCGCGCCGAAGGTCGACGCGGTGGACGCCACCGGCGCGGGCGACTCGGTGATGGGCGCGCTGATCGCCGACCTGCTCGCCGCCGGGGAGCCGGTGGACCCGGCGGGCTGGCCGGAGCGGGTGGCCTACGCCCTGCGGGTGGCCGGCCTGGTCTGCGAGTCCCCGGGCGGCGCCACCGCGATGCCCACCCGCGCCGCCGTCGCCGCCCGTTTCCCCGCCTGA
- a CDS encoding lytic polysaccharide monooxygenase auxiliary activity family 9 protein, producing MGAVALVVGSDPAAAHGAAMTPGARTYLCWKDGLTATGEIKPNNPACAAAVAENGANSLYNWFSVLRSDAGGRTVGYIPDGKLCSGGNPNFSGYDAARTDWPVTHLTAGRTMEFRYSNWAHHPGTFYFYVTKDSWSPTRPLAWSDLEEQPFLQVTNPPSLGSPGTNDGHYYFNGTLPANKSGRHIIYSRWVRSDSQENFFGCSDVTFDGGNGEVTGIGPGGTPAPTTPAPTPTTPTPTPTGPTPTPTGPTPTPTSSPTMPSGACMAVYKVVSSWPGGFQGEVQIMNHSTRTYVGWTANWTWPSGQTLNSVWNGTLSGSGAAVTVTNAAWNGTVAPEGTTTFGFTANAPGANTLPTVTCTGR from the coding sequence ATGGGCGCCGTCGCCCTGGTCGTCGGCTCCGACCCGGCCGCCGCCCACGGCGCGGCGATGACCCCGGGCGCCCGGACCTACCTGTGCTGGAAGGACGGCCTCACCGCGACCGGTGAGATCAAGCCCAACAATCCCGCTTGCGCGGCGGCGGTCGCCGAGAACGGGGCGAACTCGCTCTACAACTGGTTCAGCGTGCTGCGCTCGGACGCCGGCGGCCGGACCGTCGGCTACATCCCGGACGGCAAGCTGTGCAGCGGCGGCAACCCCAACTTCAGCGGGTACGACGCGGCCCGCACCGACTGGCCGGTCACCCACCTGACCGCCGGCAGGACGATGGAGTTCCGGTACAGCAACTGGGCCCACCACCCCGGCACCTTCTACTTCTACGTGACCAAGGACAGCTGGAGCCCGACCCGGCCGCTGGCCTGGAGCGACCTGGAGGAGCAGCCGTTCCTCCAGGTCACCAACCCGCCGTCGCTCGGCTCGCCGGGCACCAACGACGGGCACTACTACTTCAACGGCACGCTGCCCGCCAACAAGAGCGGCCGGCACATCATCTACTCCCGCTGGGTCCGCTCGGACAGCCAGGAGAACTTCTTCGGCTGCTCGGACGTGACCTTCGACGGCGGCAACGGCGAGGTGACCGGGATCGGGCCGGGCGGCACGCCGGCCCCCACCACGCCCGCGCCGACCCCCACCACGCCCACCCCGACGCCGACCGGTCCCACGCCCACCCCGACCGGCCCGACGCCCACCCCGACGTCGAGCCCGACCATGCCGTCGGGGGCGTGCATGGCGGTCTACAAGGTGGTCAGCTCCTGGCCCGGCGGCTTCCAGGGCGAGGTGCAGATCATGAACCACAGCACCCGCACGTACGTTGGCTGGACCGCGAACTGGACCTGGCCGAGCGGCCAGACCCTCAACTCGGTCTGGAACGGCACGCTGAGCGGCAGTGGGGCCGCGGTGACGGTCACCAACGCCGCGTGGAACGGCACGGTCGCGCCGGAGGGGACCACCACCTTCGGCTTCACCGCGAACGCGCCGGGCGCCAACACACTGCCCACGGTCACCTGCACCGGCAGGTGA
- the asnB gene encoding asparagine synthase (glutamine-hydrolyzing), with translation MCGLLAFFSARGDAAAHRDHIAGALECLHHRGPDETGVEVVGDASGRYADGVFAHKRLAIIDVALSHEPLPYANGRYLLTFNGEIYNYIELRDELIRDFGAQFATNGDGEVIVAGYHYWGEQVLTKLRGMFAFVIWDRQERRAFGARDYFGIKPLHYLQTQDGLYLASEKKALLPFAHSAYQGDAGIDTANLSHYLTLQYVPEPGTLHQGISRIGSGEYLTWSPGGRIEVRRWYRPVFRPAPVSDEQRLYHEIRETLRESVRMHMRSDVPVGSFLSSGIDSTAVVALAREFNPNILTFTVGYDVPGYSEIDVAQESARHLDVTTIPTKIGPQDMIDALPKIVWHLDDPVADPALVPLYFVAKKAAEHVTVVLSGEGADEFFGGYTIYREPLSLSSVNGLPDGVQKGLRAVSKAIPQGVKGKSFLERGTTPIEQRYYGNARMFTEEEKQHLLRRYDPSVRYTDVTAPIYAECTELDDVTKMQYVDLYTWLRGDILVKADRISMAHSLEVRVPFLDREVFNVAAGIPVDLKLPPRSEATKYAMRQALQGVVPPAIVNRKKLGFPTPTRVWLRGEMYEWARHVLATSGAGDLIDLSYAMRLLEEHKREEADHSRKVWTVLIFCIWHAIFVAKTLDPGIQRNQSALLTKPVVGSMVR, from the coding sequence ATGTGCGGACTCCTGGCCTTCTTCAGCGCGCGCGGCGACGCCGCCGCCCACCGCGACCACATCGCCGGCGCACTGGAGTGCCTGCACCACCGTGGCCCGGACGAGACCGGGGTCGAGGTGGTCGGCGACGCCTCCGGCCGGTACGCGGACGGCGTGTTCGCGCACAAGCGCCTGGCGATCATCGACGTGGCGCTCAGCCACGAGCCACTGCCCTACGCGAACGGCCGTTACCTGCTCACCTTCAACGGCGAGATCTACAACTACATCGAGCTGCGCGACGAGCTGATCCGGGACTTCGGGGCCCAGTTCGCCACCAACGGCGACGGTGAGGTGATCGTCGCCGGGTACCACTACTGGGGCGAGCAGGTGCTCACCAAGCTGCGCGGCATGTTCGCCTTCGTGATCTGGGACCGCCAGGAGCGGCGGGCCTTCGGTGCCCGCGACTACTTCGGCATCAAGCCGCTGCACTACCTGCAGACCCAGGACGGGCTCTACCTCGCCTCGGAGAAGAAGGCGCTGCTGCCGTTCGCGCACTCGGCCTACCAGGGCGACGCCGGCATCGACACGGCCAACCTGAGCCACTACCTCACCCTCCAGTACGTCCCGGAGCCCGGCACCCTGCACCAGGGGATCAGCCGGATCGGGTCGGGGGAGTACCTGACCTGGTCGCCGGGCGGTCGGATCGAGGTGCGCCGCTGGTACCGGCCGGTGTTCCGGCCCGCGCCGGTCAGCGACGAGCAGCGGCTCTACCACGAGATCCGGGAGACGCTGCGGGAGAGCGTACGGATGCACATGCGCTCCGACGTACCGGTCGGGTCGTTCCTGTCCAGCGGCATCGACTCCACCGCGGTCGTCGCGCTGGCCCGCGAGTTCAACCCCAACATCCTCACCTTCACCGTCGGCTACGACGTGCCCGGCTACTCCGAGATCGACGTGGCCCAGGAGTCGGCCCGGCACCTCGACGTGACCACCATCCCGACCAAGATCGGGCCGCAGGACATGATCGACGCGCTGCCGAAGATCGTCTGGCACCTGGACGATCCGGTGGCCGACCCCGCGCTGGTCCCGCTCTACTTCGTGGCGAAGAAGGCCGCCGAGCACGTCACCGTGGTCCTCTCCGGCGAGGGCGCGGACGAGTTCTTCGGCGGGTACACGATCTACCGGGAGCCGCTCTCGCTCAGCTCGGTCAACGGCCTGCCGGACGGCGTGCAGAAGGGGCTGCGGGCGGTCTCGAAGGCGATCCCGCAGGGCGTGAAGGGCAAGAGCTTCCTGGAGCGCGGCACCACCCCGATCGAGCAGCGCTACTACGGCAACGCCCGGATGTTCACCGAGGAGGAGAAGCAGCACCTGCTGCGCCGCTACGACCCCTCGGTGCGCTACACCGACGTCACCGCGCCGATCTACGCCGAGTGCACCGAGTTGGACGACGTCACCAAGATGCAGTACGTCGACCTCTACACCTGGCTGCGCGGCGACATCCTGGTCAAGGCCGACCGGATCTCGATGGCGCACTCGCTGGAGGTGCGGGTGCCGTTCCTGGACCGGGAGGTCTTCAACGTCGCCGCCGGCATCCCGGTCGACCTGAAGCTGCCGCCCCGCTCCGAGGCCACCAAGTACGCCATGCGGCAGGCGTTGCAGGGCGTCGTCCCGCCGGCCATCGTCAACCGCAAGAAGCTGGGCTTCCCGACCCCGACCCGGGTCTGGCTGCGCGGCGAGATGTACGAGTGGGCCCGGCACGTGCTGGCCACCTCCGGCGCGGGCGACCTGATCGACCTGTCGTACGCGATGCGCCTGCTGGAGGAGCACAAACGGGAGGAGGCGGACCACTCCCGCAAGGTGTGGACGGTGCTGATCTTCTGCATCTGGCACGCCATCTTCGTCGCGAAGACCCTCGACCCGGGCATCCAGCGCAACCAGTCGGCGCTGCTCACCAAGCCGGTGGTCGGCAGCATGGTCCGCTGA
- a CDS encoding aminopeptidase P family protein, producing the protein MAEDRTQQGKPADGTESHDPDFPEAFLAFMRQGWRDTELPVGPRPEVPNYAKRRAALAAAFPGETLVVPTGNEKVRANDTEHRFRPGSDFAYLTGDLDPDSVLVLRPNGDATLFMRPRSSRLTDEFFRSRHGELWVGRRPTLHEKSTELGLPTADLADLDAALADLAPGRTRVLRGFDPRVDAAVRPYDGARLDGQPARDRELAIAIAELKLVKDEWEIAQLQEACDATVRGFEDVARVLPADRGVAERLLEGVFALRARHDGNDVGYGSIVGAGEHATVLHWVHNHGTTRPGELLLMDMGVENRNLYTADVTRVLPVDGRFTPLQRQVYDAVHAAQQAGIEMCRPGVQFRDVHLASMRVLTEALDGLGLLPVSVDEAMDPESTIYRRWTLHGTSHMLGIDVHDCANARKEMYREGPLGEGYVLTVEPGLYFQPEDELVPEELRGIGVRIEDDILVTVDGPVNLSAGLPRGSAEVETWLAEQREAGPRLPG; encoded by the coding sequence ATGGCCGAGGATCGGACCCAGCAGGGCAAGCCGGCGGACGGTACCGAGTCACACGACCCGGACTTCCCGGAGGCGTTCCTGGCGTTCATGCGGCAGGGCTGGCGGGACACCGAGCTGCCGGTCGGCCCCCGCCCCGAGGTGCCCAACTACGCCAAGCGGCGCGCCGCGCTCGCCGCGGCCTTCCCCGGCGAGACGCTGGTCGTCCCCACCGGCAACGAGAAGGTACGCGCCAACGACACCGAGCACCGGTTCCGCCCGGGCAGCGACTTCGCGTACCTCACCGGTGACCTCGACCCGGACAGCGTGCTGGTGCTGCGCCCCAACGGTGACGCCACGCTGTTCATGCGCCCCCGCTCGTCGCGGCTGACCGACGAGTTCTTCCGCAGCCGGCACGGCGAGCTGTGGGTGGGCCGGCGACCCACGCTGCACGAGAAGTCGACCGAGCTGGGGCTGCCCACCGCCGACCTGGCGGACCTCGACGCGGCGCTGGCCGACCTGGCCCCGGGGCGCACCCGGGTGCTGCGCGGCTTCGACCCCCGGGTGGACGCCGCGGTGCGCCCGTACGACGGGGCCCGCCTCGACGGTCAGCCCGCCCGCGACCGGGAGCTGGCGATCGCGATCGCCGAGCTGAAGCTGGTCAAGGACGAGTGGGAGATCGCCCAGCTCCAGGAGGCCTGTGACGCGACCGTGCGCGGCTTCGAGGACGTGGCCCGGGTGCTGCCGGCCGACCGGGGCGTCGCCGAGCGGCTGCTGGAGGGGGTCTTCGCGCTGCGCGCCCGGCACGACGGCAACGACGTCGGCTACGGCTCGATCGTCGGCGCCGGCGAGCACGCCACGGTCCTGCACTGGGTGCACAACCACGGCACCACCCGCCCGGGTGAGCTGCTGCTGATGGACATGGGCGTGGAGAACCGCAACCTGTACACCGCCGACGTCACCCGGGTGCTGCCGGTCGACGGCCGGTTCACCCCGTTGCAGCGGCAGGTGTACGACGCGGTGCACGCCGCCCAGCAGGCGGGCATCGAGATGTGCCGGCCCGGCGTGCAGTTCCGCGACGTCCACCTGGCGTCGATGCGGGTGCTGACCGAGGCGCTGGACGGGCTCGGCCTGCTGCCGGTGAGCGTGGACGAGGCGATGGACCCGGAGTCGACGATCTACCGCCGGTGGACGCTGCACGGCACCAGCCACATGCTCGGCATCGACGTGCACGACTGCGCCAACGCGCGCAAGGAGATGTACCGGGAGGGTCCGCTCGGCGAGGGGTACGTGCTGACCGTCGAGCCGGGGCTCTACTTCCAGCCCGAGGACGAGCTGGTCCCCGAGGAGCTGCGCGGCATCGGGGTCCGGATCGAGGACGACATCCTGGTCACCGTCGACGGCCCGGTGAACCTCTCGGCGGGGCTGCCGCGCGGCTCGGCCGAGGTGGAGACCTGGCTGGCCGAGCAGCGGGAGGCGGGTCCCCGCCTGCCGGGCTGA
- the pulA gene encoding pullulanase-type alpha-1,6-glucosidase, with protein MKPPPISPKALLALVSSLVLTLVGVPVALHQLGADGRDRATTPDVLAAAGAPQWGQEPSAETLLKAGSSKARAEQFYFVLPDRFANGDKRNDTGGLTGDRLRTGLDPADKGFYHGGDLKGVIDKLDYIQGLGTTAIWMAPIFKNRPVQGTGADVSAGYHGYWITDFTQVDPHFGTNAELKKLVDLAHRRGIKVYLDIIVNHTADVIRYAEDKYGYVDKKTAPYKDAQGRAFEDRNYADGTRAFPTVNTKSFPYTPTFANAADAKLKVPAWLNDPTMYHNRGDSTFAGENSEYGDFYGLDDLWTERPEVVKGMTDIYGQWIGRAGVDGFRLDTVKHANLEFWPQFSQGIKRYAERAGKPDFFMFGEVYSSDQQIESTYVRRGGLPATLDFSFQEAARGYTAADGSAKSLADVYARDDLYAARDTDANRLPTFLGNHDMGRIGSFIAATGGDDAAQLKRDELAHQLMFLTRGQPVVYSGDEQGFTGPGGDKDARQDMFASKTADYLDDDLIGTTRTHAVDQYDPTHPLYRTIAELGKLRQAHPALRDGVQVTRYAADGPGVFAFSRVLPSERVEYVAAVNNAGTPQTVTVDTWSAGATFTGIYGGAAGATAGGDGKLSVTVPAMSAVVLKADRAIPQAGAAPKITVTEPGDAPVATTATVTAEVTGDPLATVTFAARVPGGRWTLLGTAHRAPYTVHHDLTGLAGGTKVEYKAVVRDGKGRIAAARGTGTVGTPAQSASRDWAVVHYQRPAGGYADWGLYTWGDIDPAYQTDWPKGQPFAGEDSYGRFAWVKLKPGAKSVGFLVVDKDGNKDVGNDRTIDVTQTGEVWVKQGDPTLYPTRQAATGQPDPAVDQGTAVIHWRKADGDYAGWGLHLWDGAANPTDWGNPLKPEKIDSYGAVFRVPLAAGATGLNYIVHNGDAKDQPDDQRLDFATAGHEIWLLAGVKGRLLPATSSGPAKDVDIAKQKAQWIDRSTVAWQTGPTDGKRYALVAAPEGGLSIADGELAGTYTTIPLRAQRNGLTEAQRQAYPQLWAYHAFGLDRADLAKVPAALRGQLVVTERDAEGTLLGATGVQIPGVLDDVYRAATGAKLGPTFAGRVPTLAVWAPTARKVSLQLFDSLAAQPTTVSMSRNDRTGVWSVRGGKGWTGKYYRYQVEAWQPAVQKMVTASVTDPYSVALAPDSTHSQIVDLSDPALAPAGWANLRKPKAAAKPQISELSVRDFSIADSTVPAERRGTYLAFTDPNTAGMKHLKSLGHAGVNYLHLLPAFDFATIPEKRADQAQPACDLAKLPPDSDQQQKCVTAAADKDGYNWGYDPLHYTVPEGGYAVDPAGAKRTTEFRQMVAGVNNAGLRVVMDVVYNHTSAAGVDPKSVLDQVVPGYYQRLLEDGSVANSTCCANTAPEHAMMGKLVVDSLVTWAKQYKVDGFRFDLMGHHPKANILAVRAALDRLTVARDGVDGRKILLYGEGWNFGEVANDARFVQATQANMAGTGIGTFNDRLRDAVRGGGPFDANPRLQGFASGLYTDPNGDDANGSAAEQKARLLHQQDLIKVGLTGNLRGYRFTDSAGKAVTGAQVDYNGAPAGYTAAPGEAVTYVDAHDNEILYDALAYKLPQGTSAADRARMQVLALATTAFGQGTGFVTAGSERLRSKSLDRNSFNSGDWFNQIRWDCAQGNGFGAGLPPEQDNKDKWPYAKPLLADPKLVPDCAAINLADARYAELLRIRTSSPVFGLTTADQVQKRVAFPLSGAKETPGVLTMTLDARGVDGKWKSVTVVFNATPEAATQTVTGLRGANVALHPVLRNSADPALRTASFEKSSGTFTVPARSVAVFVQS; from the coding sequence ATGAAACCCCCGCCGATATCCCCCAAGGCCCTGCTGGCCCTGGTCTCCTCCCTCGTACTCACCCTCGTCGGCGTGCCGGTGGCCCTGCACCAGCTGGGCGCCGACGGCCGTGACCGCGCCACCACCCCCGACGTCCTCGCGGCCGCCGGCGCGCCCCAGTGGGGGCAGGAGCCGTCCGCCGAGACCCTGCTCAAGGCCGGCAGCAGCAAGGCCAGGGCCGAGCAGTTCTACTTCGTGCTGCCCGACCGGTTCGCCAACGGCGACAAGCGCAACGACACCGGCGGCCTGACCGGCGACCGGCTCCGCACCGGCCTCGACCCGGCCGACAAGGGCTTCTACCACGGCGGCGACCTCAAGGGCGTCATCGACAAGCTGGACTACATCCAGGGCCTCGGCACCACCGCCATCTGGATGGCCCCGATCTTCAAGAACCGGCCCGTGCAGGGCACCGGCGCGGACGTCTCCGCCGGCTACCACGGTTACTGGATCACCGACTTCACCCAGGTCGACCCGCACTTCGGCACCAACGCGGAGCTGAAGAAGCTGGTGGACCTCGCCCACCGGCGGGGCATCAAGGTCTACCTCGACATCATCGTCAACCACACCGCCGACGTCATCCGGTACGCCGAGGACAAGTACGGCTACGTCGACAAGAAGACCGCGCCGTACAAGGACGCGCAGGGGCGGGCCTTCGAGGACCGCAACTACGCCGACGGCACCCGCGCCTTCCCGACGGTGAACACGAAGTCCTTCCCGTACACCCCGACCTTCGCCAACGCGGCCGACGCGAAGCTGAAGGTCCCGGCGTGGCTGAACGACCCGACCATGTACCACAACCGGGGCGACTCCACCTTCGCCGGCGAGAACAGCGAGTACGGCGACTTCTACGGCCTGGACGACCTGTGGACCGAGCGTCCCGAGGTGGTCAAGGGCATGACCGACATCTACGGCCAGTGGATCGGCCGGGCCGGCGTCGACGGCTTCCGCCTGGACACCGTCAAGCACGCCAACCTGGAGTTCTGGCCGCAGTTCAGCCAGGGCATCAAGCGCTACGCGGAGCGGGCCGGCAAGCCGGACTTCTTCATGTTCGGCGAGGTCTACAGCTCCGACCAGCAGATCGAGTCGACGTACGTGCGGCGCGGCGGGCTGCCGGCCACCCTCGACTTCTCCTTCCAGGAGGCCGCCCGCGGCTACACGGCCGCCGACGGCTCGGCCAAGTCGCTCGCCGACGTGTACGCCCGCGACGACCTGTACGCGGCCCGCGACACCGACGCCAACCGGCTGCCCACCTTCCTCGGCAACCACGACATGGGCCGGATCGGCTCGTTCATCGCGGCCACCGGCGGGGACGACGCCGCCCAGCTCAAGCGGGACGAGCTCGCCCACCAGCTGATGTTCCTCACCCGGGGCCAGCCCGTCGTCTACTCCGGCGACGAGCAGGGCTTCACCGGCCCCGGCGGGGACAAGGACGCCCGGCAGGACATGTTCGCCTCGAAGACGGCGGACTACCTCGACGACGACCTGATCGGCACCACCCGCACCCACGCCGTCGACCAGTACGACCCGACCCACCCGCTCTACCGGACCATCGCCGAGCTGGGCAAGCTGCGCCAGGCCCACCCGGCGCTGCGCGACGGCGTCCAGGTCACCCGGTACGCGGCCGACGGCCCCGGCGTCTTCGCCTTCTCCCGGGTCCTGCCCTCCGAGCGGGTCGAGTACGTGGCCGCGGTGAACAACGCCGGCACCCCGCAGACTGTCACGGTGGACACCTGGTCGGCCGGCGCGACCTTCACCGGCATCTACGGTGGCGCGGCGGGCGCGACGGCGGGCGGCGACGGCAAGCTGAGCGTCACCGTGCCGGCGATGTCGGCCGTCGTGCTCAAGGCCGACCGGGCGATCCCGCAGGCCGGGGCCGCCCCGAAGATCACCGTCACCGAGCCGGGCGACGCCCCGGTGGCCACCACGGCCACCGTCACGGCGGAGGTCACCGGCGACCCGCTGGCCACCGTCACCTTCGCCGCCCGGGTCCCCGGCGGCCGGTGGACCCTGCTGGGCACCGCCCACCGGGCCCCGTACACCGTGCACCACGACCTGACCGGGCTGGCCGGCGGAACGAAGGTCGAGTACAAGGCCGTCGTCCGCGACGGCAAGGGCCGGATCGCCGCCGCGCGGGGCACCGGCACCGTCGGCACCCCGGCGCAGAGCGCGTCGCGGGACTGGGCGGTCGTGCACTATCAGCGCCCGGCCGGCGGGTACGCCGACTGGGGGCTCTACACCTGGGGTGACATCGACCCGGCGTACCAGACGGACTGGCCCAAAGGGCAGCCGTTCGCCGGGGAGGACTCCTACGGCCGGTTCGCCTGGGTGAAGCTGAAGCCGGGCGCGAAGTCGGTCGGCTTCCTGGTGGTCGACAAGGACGGGAACAAGGACGTCGGGAACGACCGCACCATCGACGTGACGCAGACCGGCGAGGTCTGGGTCAAGCAGGGCGACCCGACCCTCTACCCGACCCGGCAGGCCGCCACCGGCCAGCCGGACCCCGCGGTCGACCAGGGCACCGCGGTCATCCACTGGCGCAAGGCCGACGGTGACTACGCCGGCTGGGGCCTGCACCTCTGGGACGGCGCGGCCAACCCCACCGACTGGGGCAACCCGCTCAAGCCGGAGAAGATCGACTCGTACGGCGCGGTGTTCCGGGTGCCCCTGGCCGCTGGCGCCACCGGGCTGAACTACATCGTGCACAACGGCGACGCCAAGGACCAGCCGGACGACCAGCGGCTCGACTTCGCCACCGCCGGACACGAGATCTGGCTGCTCGCCGGGGTCAAGGGCCGGCTGCTGCCGGCGACCTCGTCCGGGCCGGCGAAGGACGTCGACATCGCCAAGCAGAAGGCGCAGTGGATCGACCGGTCCACCGTCGCCTGGCAGACCGGCCCCACCGACGGCAAGCGGTACGCCCTGGTCGCCGCCCCCGAGGGCGGGCTGAGCATCGCCGACGGCGAGCTGGCCGGGACGTACACCACGATCCCGCTGCGGGCGCAGCGCAACGGGCTGACCGAGGCGCAGCGGCAGGCGTACCCCCAGCTCTGGGCCTATCACGCCTTCGGCCTGGACCGGGCCGACCTGGCCAAGGTGCCGGCGGCGCTGCGCGGTCAGCTCGTGGTGACCGAGCGGGACGCCGAGGGCACCCTGCTCGGGGCGACCGGGGTGCAGATCCCCGGCGTGCTCGACGACGTCTACCGGGCGGCCACCGGGGCGAAGCTCGGGCCGACGTTCGCCGGCCGGGTGCCCACCCTGGCGGTCTGGGCGCCCACCGCGCGCAAGGTCTCGCTCCAGCTCTTCGACTCGCTGGCGGCCCAGCCGACGACCGTGTCGATGAGCCGCAACGACCGCACCGGCGTCTGGTCGGTGCGCGGCGGCAAGGGGTGGACCGGCAAGTACTACCGCTACCAGGTCGAGGCCTGGCAGCCGGCGGTGCAGAAGATGGTCACCGCCTCGGTGACCGACCCGTACTCGGTGGCGCTGGCCCCCGACTCGACGCACAGCCAGATCGTCGACCTGTCCGACCCGGCGCTCGCGCCGGCCGGCTGGGCGAACCTGCGCAAGCCGAAGGCGGCGGCGAAGCCGCAGATCTCCGAGCTGTCGGTACGGGACTTCTCGATCGCCGACAGCACCGTGCCGGCGGAGCGGCGCGGCACCTACCTCGCCTTCACCGACCCGAACACGGCCGGCATGAAGCACCTGAAGTCGCTCGGCCACGCCGGGGTGAACTACCTGCACCTGCTGCCGGCGTTCGACTTCGCCACCATCCCCGAGAAGCGGGCCGACCAGGCCCAGCCCGCCTGTGACCTGGCCAAGCTGCCGCCGGACTCCGACCAGCAGCAGAAGTGCGTCACGGCGGCGGCCGACAAGGACGGATACAACTGGGGGTACGACCCGCTGCACTACACCGTGCCGGAGGGCGGCTACGCCGTCGACCCGGCCGGCGCGAAGCGGACCACCGAGTTCCGCCAGATGGTCGCCGGGGTCAACAACGCCGGCCTGCGGGTGGTCATGGACGTGGTCTACAACCACACCTCGGCCGCCGGGGTCGACCCGAAGTCGGTGCTCGACCAGGTGGTGCCCGGCTACTACCAGCGGCTGCTGGAGGACGGCAGCGTCGCCAACTCGACCTGCTGCGCCAACACCGCGCCCGAGCACGCCATGATGGGCAAGCTGGTGGTGGACTCGCTGGTCACCTGGGCCAAGCAGTACAAGGTGGACGGCTTCCGGTTCGACCTGATGGGTCACCACCCGAAGGCGAACATCCTGGCCGTGCGGGCCGCGCTGGACCGGCTCACCGTCGCCCGCGACGGCGTCGACGGCAGGAAGATCCTGCTCTACGGCGAGGGCTGGAACTTCGGCGAGGTCGCCAACGACGCCCGCTTCGTGCAGGCCACCCAGGCCAACATGGCGGGTACCGGGATCGGCACCTTCAACGACCGGCTCCGCGACGCGGTCCGCGGCGGCGGGCCGTTCGACGCCAACCCGCGGCTGCAGGGCTTCGCCTCCGGGCTGTACACCGACCCGAACGGCGACGACGCCAACGGCTCGGCCGCGGAGCAGAAGGCCCGGCTGCTGCACCAGCAGGACCTGATCAAGGTGGGGCTGACCGGCAACCTGCGCGGCTACCGGTTCACCGACTCGGCGGGCAAGGCCGTCACCGGCGCGCAGGTCGACTACAACGGCGCGCCGGCCGGCTACACCGCCGCGCCGGGCGAGGCGGTCACCTACGTCGACGCGCACGACAACGAGATCCTGTACGACGCGTTGGCGTACAAGCTGCCGCAGGGCACCTCGGCGGCCGACCGGGCCCGGATGCAGGTGCTGGCGCTCGCTACCACCGCCTTCGGGCAGGGCACCGGGTTCGTCACCGCCGGCTCCGAGCGGCTGCGCTCGAAGTCGCTGGACCGCAACTCGTTCAACTCGGGGGACTGGTTCAACCAGATCCGCTGGGACTGCGCCCAGGGCAACGGGTTCGGCGCCGGCCTCCCGCCGGAGCAGGACAACAAGGACAAGTGGCCGTACGCCAAGCCGCTGCTGGCCGACCCGAAGCTGGTGCCGGACTGCGCGGCGATCAACCTGGCCGACGCCCGGTACGCCGAGCTGCTGCGGATCCGTACGTCCTCGCCGGTGTTCGGGCTGACCACCGCCGACCAGGTGCAGAAGCGGGTCGCCTTCCCGCTGTCCGGGGCCAAGGAGACCCCGGGCGTGCTCACCATGACCCTGGACGCCCGGGGCGTGGACGGGAAGTGGAAGTCGGTCACCGTGGTCTTCAACGCCACCCCTGAGGCGGCGACGCAGACGGTGACCGGCCTGCGCGGGGCGAACGTCGCGCTGCACCCGGTGCTGCGGAACTCGGCCGACCCGGCGCTGCGGACCGCGTCGTTCGAGAAGTCGAGCGGCACGTTCACCGTGCCGGCCCGCAGCGTGGCGGTCTTCGTGCAGAGCTGA